A genome region from Chryseobacterium sp. G0186 includes the following:
- a CDS encoding phosphopantetheine-binding protein codes for MKTSVFLEKLQEELEEDQALTLDTNLKELESYDSISLLSVIAFVDENFNKKIDTKQFKDVQLVSDLVTIIGKENFED; via the coding sequence ATGAAGACATCCGTTTTTTTAGAAAAGTTACAAGAAGAATTAGAAGAAGATCAGGCTCTTACATTAGATACCAACCTTAAAGAATTGGAAAGCTATGATTCCATCAGTTTGCTTTCTGTAATTGCTTTTGTAGATGAAAATTTTAATAAAAAAATTGATACAAAGCAGTTTAAAGATGTTCAGCTGGTATCAGATCTTGTCACTATTATTGGTAAAGAAAACTTTGAGGATTAA
- a CDS encoding SDR family NAD(P)-dependent oxidoreductase: MNQFSLKDKNILITGASSGIGRSCSVECSKSGANLILIARNEEELQKTVSMLAPEANVETIIADIAQSDHLEDLIAEKISEIGKISGFIHCAGVEKTLPLKKHTAQLYHDIFAVNVIAGFEIAKILSLKKYKTETSSFVFISSVAGMVGEIGKAAYSSSKGAVISGARSLAMELSRSNIRVNSISPAMVHTPILEKMFENIGEEAAEEILKKHPLGIGKPEDVANACIFLLSDAARWITGSNLVVDGGYSAQ; encoded by the coding sequence ATGAATCAGTTTTCATTAAAAGATAAAAATATTCTTATTACAGGGGCTTCTTCCGGAATCGGGAGAAGCTGTTCTGTAGAATGTAGCAAGAGTGGCGCAAACCTGATCCTGATTGCGAGGAATGAAGAGGAATTGCAAAAAACAGTCTCCATGCTCGCTCCGGAAGCTAACGTTGAAACTATTATTGCTGATATTGCACAAAGTGATCATCTGGAAGATCTGATTGCTGAAAAAATTTCAGAAATAGGAAAAATTTCCGGATTTATTCACTGTGCCGGTGTGGAAAAAACGCTTCCATTAAAAAAGCATACAGCTCAGCTATACCACGATATATTTGCAGTGAATGTAATTGCCGGCTTTGAAATAGCCAAGATTTTATCCCTTAAAAAATACAAAACCGAAACTTCTAGTTTTGTGTTTATTTCCTCTGTAGCAGGAATGGTGGGTGAAATCGGAAAGGCTGCTTACTCTTCCAGTAAAGGAGCTGTTATCTCCGGAGCACGTTCTTTGGCGATGGAGCTTTCGAGAAGCAATATCCGGGTCAACAGTATAAGCCCAGCCATGGTACATACACCCATTCTTGAAAAGATGTTTGAGAATATTGGCGAAGAGGCTGCAGAAGAGATTCTTAAGAAACATCCTCTGGGAATCGGGAAGCCCGAAGATGTTGCCAATGCCTGTATTTTCCTGCTTTCTGATGCTGCAAGATGGATTACGGGTTCAAATCTGGTGGTAGATGGCGGGTATTCGGCGCAATAA
- a CDS encoding glycosyltransferase — MSDNKKIQVLFRHRSMEMGGVEKVILSMLNNLNPEKFDITVCLNLNQGELRDEFPKHIKKVYLTEGKESFSQNPLIHKLQLIRRRLKLSHALRNHRISDHILGNKKFDIEIAPTYAAFSSVINSSNTASKKIGWFHSEINVPGMQPLVPNILTTFPQFDHMIYCSQKIKDIMHQSYPDLKYPEESVVINAIPIEEIKKKAEEKIEDFPQGPVFVSVGRLHSRKGYHKLIDAHKKLIDEGFHHSVVIVGNGEEMKNLTEQIRDNNVQDTFILLGNRMNPYPYIKNADYFILSSESEAWPLVVAEALILQTPIIATDTGDVAVMVKDRETGYLIHYDTDEMYKAMKTFLTDNELIARIRKNLETIEDQFDNQKIFNAVEAIIEDLYRK; from the coding sequence ATGTCAGATAACAAGAAAATACAGGTTCTTTTCAGACACCGCTCTATGGAAATGGGAGGTGTGGAAAAGGTGATTTTGAGCATGCTTAACAACCTTAATCCTGAAAAATTTGATATTACCGTTTGCCTGAACCTGAATCAGGGAGAGCTACGGGACGAGTTTCCAAAACATATAAAAAAGGTATATTTAACGGAAGGAAAGGAGAGCTTTTCTCAGAATCCCCTCATTCATAAACTTCAGCTTATCCGCAGAAGATTGAAGCTTTCGCATGCTTTAAGGAATCACAGGATATCTGACCATATTCTGGGAAATAAAAAGTTTGATATTGAGATTGCCCCTACGTATGCTGCATTCTCGTCCGTAATCAATTCCAGCAATACCGCCTCAAAAAAGATAGGCTGGTTTCATTCCGAAATCAATGTTCCGGGTATGCAGCCACTGGTCCCGAATATTCTTACAACCTTTCCTCAGTTTGATCACATGATCTATTGCTCTCAAAAGATCAAGGATATTATGCATCAGTCTTATCCTGACTTGAAGTATCCTGAAGAAAGTGTGGTGATCAACGCCATTCCTATTGAAGAAATTAAGAAAAAAGCCGAAGAAAAAATAGAAGATTTCCCGCAAGGACCTGTTTTTGTTTCTGTAGGACGTCTTCACAGCAGAAAAGGCTATCATAAACTCATTGATGCCCACAAAAAACTGATTGATGAGGGATTTCATCACAGTGTTGTTATCGTAGGTAATGGAGAGGAAATGAAAAACCTTACAGAACAAATTCGCGACAATAATGTTCAGGATACCTTTATTTTATTGGGTAATAGAATGAATCCATATCCCTACATCAAAAATGCAGATTATTTCATTCTTTCTTCTGAATCAGAAGCCTGGCCACTCGTAGTTGCCGAAGCATTGATTCTTCAAACACCTATTATTGCTACAGATACAGGAGATGTAGCTGTTATGGTAAAAGACAGGGAAACAGGATACCTCATCCATTATGACACTGATGAGATGTATAAAGCCATGAAAACTTTTCTAACAGACAATGAGCTTATTGCCAGGATCCGAAAGAACCTTGAAACGATAGAAGATCAGTTTGACAATCAGAAAATATTTAATGCTGTAGAAGCAATTATTGAAGATCTTTATCGGAAATAA
- a CDS encoding glycosyltransferase family 2 protein, translated as MKFSVLIAHYNNAVLFKDCYNSLLQQTYPDWEAIIVDDASSETERDQVKAIIEGDKRFKFFENEKNSGVGVTKSRLIELATGEVCGFVDPDDAILPTAIEKAMHVFEHKKNVVLTYSRFMGCDKDLTPIAPYKSAMQVRNRDPYFFNYPIQIGHFTTFRKDIYELTEKMNPELRIAEDQDLYLKMYEKGDVYFIDDTNYLYRAHAGGISQNNNKGKSYDYFAQVVFATMKRRNLTTINGKKIPEKYTNHEEIFSLLEYQHGIGYRIKKKIAITLQKLFR; from the coding sequence ATGAAGTTTTCTGTACTTATAGCCCATTACAACAATGCTGTATTGTTCAAAGATTGCTACAATTCCCTGCTTCAGCAGACCTATCCGGATTGGGAAGCCATTATTGTAGATGATGCTTCTTCAGAAACTGAAAGAGACCAGGTAAAAGCCATCATTGAAGGAGATAAAAGATTCAAGTTTTTTGAGAATGAAAAAAATAGTGGTGTAGGAGTTACTAAAAGCAGGCTTATAGAACTGGCAACAGGGGAAGTTTGTGGATTTGTAGACCCAGATGACGCCATTCTTCCTACTGCCATAGAAAAGGCAATGCATGTTTTTGAACACAAAAAAAATGTAGTACTCACCTACTCCCGCTTTATGGGCTGTGATAAGGACCTTACACCAATTGCGCCGTATAAATCGGCAATGCAGGTAAGAAACAGAGATCCTTATTTCTTCAATTATCCTATTCAGATTGGCCATTTTACAACATTCAGAAAGGATATCTATGAGCTGACGGAAAAAATGAATCCGGAATTGAGAATTGCAGAGGATCAGGATCTGTATTTAAAGATGTATGAGAAAGGGGATGTTTATTTCATTGATGACACGAACTATCTTTACAGGGCACATGCCGGAGGAATCTCCCAAAACAACAACAAGGGAAAATCATATGATTATTTTGCACAGGTGGTCTTCGCAACAATGAAAAGAAGAAACCTTACTACCATTAACGGAAAAAAAATTCCGGAAAAATATACCAACCACGAGGAAATTTTCTCCCTTTTAGAATACCAGCACGGTATTGGGTATAGGATAAAGAAAAAAATAGCCATTACTTTACAAAAACTTTTCAGATAA
- a CDS encoding class I SAM-dependent methyltransferase — MGEITRVLKTFIGYLKRPDLYPELGRKIIKNTVNRSNAFKGKEKTNSWAAGRAVSQKEAVSKLFGFEIEAFRSNYQGILATATQKEKECPVKMGGPGALELIYYACEFTSAQHVVETGVAYGWSSLATLLSLVKRNGMLYSSDMPYLAQDGDQYVGCVVPENLKGSWKLFRFADKESLPKIFSENATFDVLHYDSDKSYNGRMWAYNELYSHLRKGGVFISDDIGDNSAYQDFCEKNNIETTVVEYEGKYIGVFIK, encoded by the coding sequence GTGGGTGAAATAACAAGAGTTCTCAAAACATTTATCGGGTATCTTAAAAGGCCCGACCTTTATCCGGAACTGGGTAGAAAAATTATTAAAAATACTGTTAACAGAAGCAATGCATTCAAAGGAAAGGAAAAAACAAATTCCTGGGCAGCCGGAAGAGCAGTATCTCAGAAGGAAGCCGTTTCTAAGCTTTTTGGATTTGAAATAGAGGCTTTCCGCAGTAATTATCAGGGAATTTTAGCAACAGCTACACAGAAAGAAAAGGAGTGTCCTGTAAAAATGGGCGGTCCCGGTGCTTTGGAGCTGATCTATTATGCCTGTGAATTTACCAGTGCTCAACATGTCGTGGAAACAGGGGTTGCCTATGGGTGGTCTTCATTGGCTACGCTTTTATCACTGGTAAAAAGAAATGGAATGCTATACAGCTCAGATATGCCTTACCTTGCACAGGATGGCGATCAATATGTAGGGTGTGTAGTGCCTGAAAACCTTAAAGGAAGTTGGAAACTATTCCGATTTGCGGACAAGGAGTCTCTACCAAAAATATTTTCTGAAAATGCAACGTTTGATGTTCTTCACTATGATTCTGATAAGAGCTATAACGGAAGAATGTGGGCTTACAATGAGCTTTACAGTCATTTGAGAAAAGGAGGTGTCTTTATCAGTGATGATATCGGAGACAACTCCGCCTATCAGGATTTCTGTGAAAAAAATAATATAGAGACTACAGTAGTAGAATATGAGGGGAAATACATTGGTGTTTTCATTAAATAG
- a CDS encoding acyltransferase family protein, with amino-acid sequence MKISQITFTRFLAAMAIVISHFNKDLFLYKIDYISNIFLKANVGVSYFFILSGFIMIVAYHKKDRIGYFDYYKNRFARIYPLYVVGLLLYLITRYSNFSIDKGLLYLFGLQSWIPGEAMILNFPGWSISVEFLFYLIFPWLYNHFYSKGNKSIWVVTIIIWIITQLFCTLYADSSYYEGPHTESHELLYYFPLMHINEFLVGNLAGLFFVKNSKQKNYDIPVVIIFTAVLLFLIFIPLFYHNGLMALLFIPLIIFISRNNGVLTRLFSLKPMEYLGEASYAIYITHIPVLYILREILNEYNLSIDIVFCIYIVVLIVTSILFYQFIEKPLRDYLKRIISR; translated from the coding sequence ATGAAGATAAGCCAGATTACATTTACCAGGTTTCTTGCCGCTATGGCAATTGTCATTTCTCATTTCAACAAAGATCTGTTTTTATATAAAATCGATTATATTTCAAATATTTTTCTGAAAGCTAATGTGGGAGTCAGTTACTTCTTCATTCTTTCAGGCTTTATTATGATTGTAGCCTATCACAAAAAAGATAGGATTGGTTATTTTGATTATTATAAAAACAGGTTTGCAAGGATTTATCCACTATATGTAGTAGGGTTGCTGCTTTATTTAATTACACGATATTCGAACTTCAGTATTGATAAAGGGTTGTTGTATTTGTTTGGGCTTCAGAGCTGGATTCCGGGTGAAGCCATGATCCTGAACTTTCCGGGATGGTCTATTTCTGTGGAATTTTTATTTTATCTGATATTTCCATGGCTGTACAATCATTTTTATTCCAAAGGAAATAAAAGCATCTGGGTGGTAACCATCATTATTTGGATCATTACTCAGTTATTTTGTACTCTTTATGCAGACTCATCCTACTATGAAGGACCTCACACGGAGAGCCATGAGTTACTCTATTATTTTCCGTTGATGCATATTAATGAATTTTTGGTGGGAAATCTTGCGGGGCTATTCTTTGTGAAAAACTCAAAGCAGAAGAATTACGATATCCCTGTGGTTATCATTTTTACCGCTGTTTTACTATTCTTAATCTTCATTCCTCTTTTCTATCATAATGGTTTGATGGCATTACTTTTTATCCCGCTTATTATTTTCATTTCCCGAAACAATGGAGTATTAACGAGGTTATTTTCATTAAAACCAATGGAGTATCTGGGAGAGGCTAGCTATGCTATCTATATAACTCATATCCCTGTTTTGTACATTCTGCGGGAAATATTGAACGAATATAATTTGAGTATTGATATCGTTTTCTGTATTTATATTGTTGTTCTTATTGTGACTTCCATCCTATTTTATCAATTTATTGAAAAGCCACTGAGAGATTATTTGAAAAGAATTATTTCTAGATAA
- a CDS encoding MBOAT family O-acyltransferase, with translation MLFNSIGFLIFLPIVFCLYWFVFNKKFQHQNRLLLLASFYFYACWDWRFLFLLMFSIGLDYVSGIKIENSRNNREAKFWLTLSIVINLGFLGFFKYYNFFVDSFADLLGGFGFKVNVWLLNIILPVGISFYTFHGLSYVIDVYKKRIKAERNFTDYAVFVSYFPLLVAGPIERATHLLPQIQRKRVFNYEQAVDGMRQILWGFFKKMVIADNCAPLVNEIFTNYQTESPGTLAIGAVLFAFQIYGDFSGYSDIALGVSRLFGVELLKNFAFPYFSRDIAEFWRRWHISLSSWFRDYLYIPLGGSKGGLLMKIRNTFIIFLVSGFWHGANWTFIIWGGLNALYFMPLLLTNKNRQNLEVAAQGRFLPSFKECFQILITFLVTCFAWIFFRAESVSQACHYIGRIFSREFFSIPHSLPIKVSGLIVFMLFIEWINRERFHGLEIKRFHPWIRRVFYLVVIYVILRYANFGNNEFIYFQF, from the coding sequence ATGTTATTCAACTCAATAGGATTTCTCATTTTTTTGCCGATAGTTTTTTGTCTCTATTGGTTTGTTTTCAATAAAAAATTTCAGCATCAGAACAGATTACTGCTGCTGGCAAGCTTTTATTTTTATGCCTGTTGGGATTGGAGATTTCTTTTTCTACTGATGTTTTCCATTGGGCTGGATTATGTATCCGGAATTAAAATTGAGAACAGTCGGAATAACCGGGAAGCTAAATTCTGGCTCACTTTAAGTATTGTGATCAATCTCGGTTTTTTAGGTTTTTTTAAGTATTATAATTTCTTTGTTGACAGTTTTGCGGATCTTCTTGGAGGCTTTGGTTTTAAAGTGAATGTATGGCTACTCAATATCATTCTTCCGGTAGGTATTTCATTTTACACATTCCATGGGCTGTCCTATGTAATTGATGTTTATAAAAAAAGAATAAAGGCTGAAAGAAACTTTACAGATTATGCTGTTTTTGTAAGCTATTTTCCGCTTCTTGTTGCAGGTCCCATAGAGAGAGCTACCCATCTTTTACCTCAAATACAAAGAAAGAGGGTATTCAACTATGAGCAGGCTGTAGACGGAATGCGTCAGATTTTGTGGGGTTTTTTCAAAAAAATGGTTATTGCGGATAACTGCGCGCCTTTAGTGAATGAGATTTTTACTAATTATCAAACAGAAAGTCCCGGAACCCTTGCTATAGGAGCTGTTTTATTTGCCTTTCAGATTTATGGGGATTTTTCAGGATATTCAGATATAGCATTGGGAGTCTCAAGGCTGTTTGGAGTTGAACTGTTGAAGAACTTTGCATTTCCTTATTTCTCAAGAGACATTGCAGAGTTCTGGAGAAGATGGCATATTTCGCTGTCCTCATGGTTCAGGGATTATCTGTACATTCCTTTAGGAGGAAGTAAAGGAGGTCTTCTGATGAAAATCAGGAATACATTTATTATTTTCCTTGTTTCAGGGTTCTGGCATGGTGCTAATTGGACATTTATTATCTGGGGAGGCTTAAATGCCTTATATTTTATGCCGCTTCTGTTGACGAATAAAAACCGTCAGAACCTGGAGGTAGCAGCCCAGGGAAGATTTTTACCATCATTTAAGGAATGCTTTCAGATACTCATTACCTTTTTGGTAACCTGTTTTGCCTGGATCTTTTTCAGGGCTGAATCTGTTTCACAGGCCTGTCATTATATAGGTAGAATTTTCAGTCGTGAATTTTTTTCGATCCCACATTCTTTACCAATCAAAGTGTCAGGGCTTATTGTATTTATGCTGTTTATAGAGTGGATCAACAGGGAAAGATTTCATGGGTTGGAAATAAAAAGATTCCATCCGTGGATAAGACGTGTCTTTTATCTTGTCGTTATTTATGTGATCCTCCGATACGCCAATTTCGGGAATAATGAATTCATTTATTTTCAGTTTTAG
- a CDS encoding glycosyltransferase family 2 protein, with translation MKISVIIPVYNAERFVSQAVKSALQFDEVHEVILVEDQSPDQALQVCEQLAEKYDRVKLYQHPDKGNHGAGPSRNLGIEKSTGDFISFLDADDYFLPNRFDAEKELFKKPEVEGVYGALGVHYYTEKAKEQYYSLFKDKLTTVYKRHDPKDVFLGQIYMLGSFGLFSIDALTIRKDALMKKMDILFKSSLRLHQDTEFLLRLSYYLDLYPGILDKAVAIRGVHEDNRITQVDSKKVNPATTRVLLWKEVHDWAENENSIPDHIKLHIKRMYRSFQIANNSTSKKWSMILKYLLTDYRSIRSGIYNINFRGNLF, from the coding sequence ATGAAAATCTCAGTAATCATTCCTGTTTACAATGCTGAAAGGTTCGTATCCCAAGCTGTGAAATCAGCACTTCAGTTTGATGAAGTACATGAAGTCATTCTGGTAGAGGATCAATCTCCTGATCAGGCATTACAGGTATGTGAACAACTTGCTGAAAAATATGACCGTGTAAAACTTTACCAACATCCTGACAAAGGAAATCACGGTGCAGGTCCTAGCCGAAATCTGGGAATAGAAAAATCTACCGGAGATTTCATTTCTTTTTTGGATGCTGATGATTATTTTCTTCCCAATAGATTTGATGCCGAAAAGGAACTCTTTAAAAAGCCTGAGGTAGAGGGAGTTTATGGAGCTCTTGGGGTTCATTATTATACGGAAAAAGCAAAGGAACAATACTATTCATTATTCAAGGACAAACTAACCACAGTTTATAAAAGACATGATCCTAAGGACGTTTTTCTGGGACAAATTTATATGTTGGGAAGCTTTGGTCTGTTCAGTATTGATGCATTAACGATACGTAAGGATGCTTTGATGAAAAAAATGGATATCTTATTTAAATCCAGTTTAAGACTGCATCAGGATACAGAATTTTTATTAAGACTTTCTTATTATCTCGATCTTTATCCGGGTATTTTAGACAAAGCTGTTGCCATAAGAGGAGTACATGAAGATAATAGAATTACACAGGTGGATTCTAAAAAGGTAAACCCCGCTACTACCCGTGTTCTTTTATGGAAAGAAGTACATGATTGGGCAGAAAATGAAAACTCTATTCCGGATCATATCAAGCTGCATATTAAAAGAATGTACAGAAGCTTTCAGATCGCCAATAACTCAACTTCAAAAAAGTGGAGCATGATCCTAAAATATCTATTAACGGACTATAGAAGTATACGTTCCGGAATTTATAATATTAATTTCAGAGGTAATTTATTTTAA
- a CDS encoding glycosyltransferase family 2 protein — protein sequence MKMRISVVIPVYNAEKFVSQAVESALQFDDVHEVILIEDKSPDNALAVCQQLAEKHEKVKLYQHPDKENHGASPSRNLGIEKSTGDFVAFLDADDYFLPNRFDAERELFKNPNVEGVYGALGVQYYSEKAKQQYYQLFGDRLATVYKKYEPKDVFPGQLHMLGSFGLFSIDTLTIRREPLIKRMNPLFKSNLRLHEDTEFLFRLSYYLDLYPGILDKAAAIRGVHENNRITKVDLKVINPSVSRALLWNEVHLWSQSENNISDDIKIHIKRMHRSFEIAKAPLFKKWGMIIKYLFTDYKSIRSGLYNINFRHSLMS from the coding sequence ATGAAAATGAGGATATCAGTAGTTATTCCCGTTTATAATGCAGAAAAGTTTGTTTCCCAGGCAGTAGAATCAGCTCTTCAGTTTGATGATGTACATGAAGTTATTCTTATTGAAGACAAGTCCCCGGACAATGCATTAGCGGTATGCCAGCAACTTGCTGAAAAACACGAAAAAGTGAAGCTTTATCAACATCCTGATAAAGAAAATCACGGAGCAAGCCCAAGTAGAAATTTGGGCATTGAAAAATCAACGGGTGACTTTGTTGCCTTTTTGGATGCAGACGACTATTTCCTACCCAATAGGTTCGATGCAGAAAGAGAATTGTTTAAAAATCCTAACGTAGAGGGTGTTTATGGTGCTCTTGGGGTACAATATTACTCTGAAAAAGCTAAGCAACAATACTATCAGTTATTTGGAGACAGATTAGCCACAGTTTATAAAAAATATGAACCTAAGGATGTTTTCCCCGGACAGCTTCATATGCTGGGAAGCTTTGGTCTATTCAGTATTGATACTTTAACAATACGCAGGGAGCCTTTAATAAAAAGAATGAATCCTTTGTTCAAATCAAATTTAAGACTTCATGAAGATACTGAATTCTTATTCCGTCTTTCTTATTATCTCGATCTTTATCCCGGGATTTTAGATAAGGCTGCTGCCATAAGAGGCGTACACGAAAATAACAGAATCACAAAGGTAGATCTTAAAGTTATCAACCCCTCCGTTTCACGGGCTTTACTCTGGAATGAGGTTCACCTTTGGTCCCAATCTGAAAATAATATTTCTGATGATATAAAAATTCATATCAAAAGAATGCACCGCAGCTTTGAAATTGCCAAAGCTCCCTTGTTTAAAAAATGGGGAATGATCATTAAATATCTATTTACTGATTATAAAAGTATAAGGTCAGGGCTATACAATATCAATTTCAGGCACTCACTGATGTCATAA
- a CDS encoding glycosyltransferase family 2 protein — protein sequence MKISVIIPVYNAEKYVSKAVESALQLDEVYEVILVEDKSPDNALQICQKLAEKYIRVKLFQHPDKGNHGAGASRNLGIEKATGDFIAFLDADDYFLPNRFTAEKELFNNPKTDGIFNAIGTEYLTEKGKEEFLSNINDSDLLTVNYPAEGNEVFRGLMGLTPKRFGSFFTLDALTIKRSSLESGTLRFNEALRLHQDSDFIMKLSHQCYLKSGIINQPVAMRGMHDDNRITKIVKYSPQYNQRQFLFWNSLYEWSRTVTLENDAKQHIYLQKKAFELSLKKGISKAFDLLITVLKNPNILRTKYRFTYSHS from the coding sequence ATGAAAATATCAGTAATTATTCCTGTATACAATGCAGAAAAATATGTATCAAAAGCGGTAGAATCTGCCTTACAGCTTGATGAAGTATATGAAGTTATTCTTGTTGAGGACAAATCACCAGATAATGCTCTTCAGATTTGCCAGAAACTCGCCGAAAAATACATCCGGGTAAAACTTTTCCAACATCCTGACAAAGGAAATCATGGTGCCGGAGCCAGCAGAAATCTGGGAATAGAAAAAGCAACCGGTGATTTTATTGCATTTCTGGATGCTGATGATTACTTTCTGCCCAACAGGTTTACTGCGGAAAAAGAACTTTTTAACAACCCAAAAACAGATGGTATTTTCAATGCCATTGGTACGGAATACCTCACTGAAAAAGGGAAAGAAGAATTCCTTTCCAATATCAATGACAGCGATTTATTAACGGTCAATTATCCTGCTGAAGGGAATGAAGTGTTTAGAGGGCTTATGGGGCTTACGCCTAAAAGATTCGGTTCTTTTTTTACCTTAGATGCTCTTACGATCAAAAGGTCTTCTCTTGAATCCGGTACATTAAGGTTCAATGAAGCTCTGCGCCTCCATCAGGATTCTGATTTTATCATGAAACTTTCTCATCAATGTTACCTAAAATCGGGCATCATAAACCAACCTGTTGCCATGAGAGGAATGCACGATGACAACAGAATTACCAAGATTGTAAAATATTCTCCACAATATAATCAGCGACAGTTTCTTTTCTGGAATTCTCTATATGAATGGTCCAGAACGGTAACTTTAGAAAATGATGCCAAACAGCATATTTATCTTCAGAAAAAAGCATTCGAGCTTTCGTTAAAAAAAGGGATTTCCAAAGCTTTTGATTTATTAATAACTGTTCTGAAAAACCCTAATATATTAAGAACAAAATATCGGTTTACTTATTCCCATTCATAA
- a CDS encoding glycosyltransferase family 2 protein, which translates to MNITVIIPVYNAAEFLEKAVQSAVQFEEVKEVILIEDKSTDNSLEISQRLANENPKVKLFQHADKGNHGAGAARNLGIEKATSNFIAFLDADDYYLPNRFDAEKDLFTNPKVEGVFNAIGTEYLTEKGKEEFQSKFKEVSLSTVNYPAEGEEVFNGLLGLTPKTFGTSFHLNSLTVRRESLEPHHIRFNKDLRVHQDTEFIIKLAYHCHLRTGCIDQPVAIRGVHDNNRITKIIKYSPQYNQRQFLLWNALNAWASSHQIPSIARKRIYLIYKSFDLSLKKGVIKYCNILCEAFKNPEILKTKYRFTYYNK; encoded by the coding sequence ATGAATATCACTGTTATCATTCCTGTTTATAATGCTGCTGAATTTCTTGAAAAAGCAGTACAATCTGCGGTACAGTTTGAAGAAGTAAAGGAAGTCATTTTAATTGAAGACAAATCTACAGATAACTCACTGGAAATTTCTCAGCGACTGGCTAATGAAAACCCCAAGGTAAAATTATTTCAGCATGCTGACAAAGGAAATCATGGCGCCGGAGCAGCAAGAAACCTTGGTATTGAAAAGGCAACAAGTAATTTCATTGCCTTTCTGGATGCTGATGATTATTATCTTCCGAACAGATTTGATGCTGAAAAAGATCTTTTTACGAATCCAAAGGTAGAGGGTGTATTTAATGCCATCGGCACAGAATATTTAACAGAAAAAGGAAAAGAAGAATTTCAATCCAAATTTAAGGAAGTATCATTAAGTACCGTTAATTATCCCGCAGAGGGAGAGGAAGTATTCAATGGGCTTTTAGGTCTTACACCTAAAACTTTCGGTACATCTTTTCACCTGAATTCACTTACTGTAAGAAGAGAATCTTTAGAACCTCATCATATCCGATTCAATAAAGACCTGCGTGTACACCAGGATACGGAATTTATTATTAAGCTGGCTTACCACTGTCATTTAAGGACAGGATGTATAGATCAACCTGTAGCTATAAGGGGGGTTCATGATAACAATAGGATCACAAAGATTATAAAATACTCCCCTCAATACAATCAAAGACAATTTCTTTTATGGAATGCTCTGAATGCCTGGGCTAGTTCTCATCAAATCCCATCCATAGCCAGGAAAAGGATCTATTTAATTTATAAATCATTTGATCTGTCCTTAAAAAAAGGGGTCATTAAATATTGTAATATTTTGTGTGAAGCTTTTAAAAACCCGGAAATATTAAAGACAAAGTACCGTTTCACTTATTACAATAAATGA